Proteins encoded by one window of Mesorhizobium sp. INR15:
- a CDS encoding branched-chain amino acid ABC transporter permease: MNALLTSAVAGLTAGGTYALLGVCAVFTYRLVAVVNFTGAAIGTAGTFVLIALFEAGFPVWPSVLAGVAAGTGVGVLIGFIMTRWFGEASASTKAAVTVALLVGIIAVGLRLTGGQHPHNMPELFPGSAFRMAGVEVTIASVLTIGLAALFTVLADLFLNNTKVGLNLRALADRPMAAELLGIRVQLLSLLVWGMTGAFTTFALMIIAPQRSPNFMTLSLLVVPALAAALVGLFRSFWRTLAGGIALGVIEGMASSVDSISQYRSAIPFLVVLAVLLWSQREARWDEAR; encoded by the coding sequence ATGAACGCATTGCTCACATCCGCCGTGGCGGGGCTGACAGCCGGAGGCACCTATGCCTTGCTTGGCGTCTGCGCCGTCTTCACCTACCGGCTGGTCGCCGTGGTCAATTTCACCGGCGCCGCGATCGGCACGGCCGGCACCTTCGTGCTGATCGCGCTCTTCGAAGCGGGCTTCCCGGTCTGGCCATCGGTGCTGGCGGGTGTCGCTGCCGGCACCGGGGTCGGTGTTCTCATCGGCTTCATCATGACCAGGTGGTTCGGCGAGGCCAGCGCCTCGACCAAGGCGGCGGTCACCGTCGCGCTGCTGGTCGGCATCATAGCGGTCGGGCTTCGGCTCACCGGCGGCCAGCATCCGCACAATATGCCGGAACTGTTTCCAGGTTCCGCCTTCCGCATGGCCGGCGTCGAGGTCACCATCGCCTCGGTGCTGACGATCGGGCTGGCAGCACTTTTCACCGTGCTTGCCGACCTGTTCCTCAACAACACCAAGGTTGGTCTCAATCTGCGCGCGCTGGCCGACCGGCCGATGGCGGCTGAGCTGCTCGGCATCCGCGTGCAGCTTCTGTCGCTGCTGGTCTGGGGCATGACCGGCGCCTTCACCACATTCGCGCTGATGATCATCGCGCCGCAGCGCTCACCGAATTTCATGACGCTCAGCCTGCTCGTGGTACCGGCACTGGCGGCGGCTCTTGTCGGCCTGTTCCGCAGCTTCTGGCGCACGCTGGCCGGCGGCATCGCACTTGGCGTCATCGAAGGCATGGCAAGCTCGGTCGACAGCATCAGCCAATACCGCAGCGCCATTCCCTTCCTGGTGGTGCTCGCCGTTCTGCTCTGGTCGCAGCGGGAGGCTCGCTGGGATGAAGCGCGCTAG
- a CDS encoding ATP-binding cassette domain-containing protein, whose product MKRASLRASLVVVIAAVILGGVIAGLLPSYWVFLATSVLITGVALQSLGLVAGRTGMIALCQMSFAGVGAWTVGYLNLAEAPGGLAVWILIGGLAAVPLGVAIGLPALRLRGINLAIVTLSFATAFDTILATMTYPGQTDFLQVPRPELFDSDEGYFVFVLLFYVVIAVALEILSRSRLGASWLAVRHSERAAAAHGVSIATAKLSAFAISAFVAGISGGLLAGYLGTLVSENFSMMQSLSLYAVAVMTGAHFAEGAIIGGVLVVMFPEILRRLDLPQDIGNVLFAIGATQALSTGETMSETFRRQFRKLLPARQPKAATGQASDLPAAVAHPTGAALTIENLTVRYGSVVALDGVSLTVAAGTVAGLIGPNGAGKSTFIDAVAGFLANYEGSIKLGGKPLEGMPAHLRAREGVRRTWQTNRIAPELTVGGYIALGAKGLSASETKALLDWLDCPHPDALVVSVDAGTRRLLDVAGVVAARPAVVLLDEPAAGQSHEESVRLGQRIAEIPKLFGSAVLLVEHDMDLVRAVCSEITVLDFGRVIASGPPAKVLDQGSVKKAYLGIEEESVAA is encoded by the coding sequence ATGAAGCGCGCTAGTCTCCGGGCCTCGCTGGTCGTTGTCATCGCGGCGGTCATCCTTGGCGGCGTCATCGCCGGCCTCCTGCCGTCCTACTGGGTGTTCCTGGCGACATCGGTGCTGATCACCGGCGTCGCGCTGCAGAGCCTCGGTCTCGTCGCCGGGCGCACCGGCATGATCGCGCTGTGCCAGATGTCGTTCGCCGGCGTCGGCGCCTGGACCGTCGGCTATCTCAATCTCGCCGAAGCACCGGGCGGCCTTGCCGTCTGGATCCTGATCGGCGGCCTGGCGGCGGTGCCGCTTGGCGTCGCCATCGGCCTGCCGGCGCTCAGGCTGCGCGGGATCAACCTTGCCATCGTCACGCTGTCCTTCGCCACCGCTTTCGACACCATCCTGGCGACCATGACCTATCCCGGCCAGACCGACTTCCTGCAAGTGCCGAGGCCGGAACTGTTCGACAGCGACGAGGGCTATTTTGTCTTTGTGCTGCTGTTCTACGTAGTCATTGCCGTGGCGCTTGAAATCCTCAGCCGCTCGCGTCTCGGCGCCTCCTGGCTGGCCGTGCGGCACTCTGAACGCGCGGCGGCGGCGCATGGCGTCAGCATCGCCACGGCCAAGCTGTCGGCCTTCGCCATCTCGGCCTTTGTCGCCGGCATTTCGGGCGGGCTTCTGGCCGGCTATCTCGGCACGCTGGTTTCCGAGAATTTCAGCATGATGCAGTCCCTGTCGCTCTACGCCGTGGCCGTCATGACGGGCGCGCATTTCGCCGAGGGCGCCATCATAGGCGGCGTGCTGGTCGTCATGTTCCCGGAAATCCTGCGCCGGCTGGACCTGCCGCAGGACATCGGCAACGTGCTGTTCGCCATCGGCGCCACGCAGGCGCTGTCGACCGGCGAGACGATGAGCGAGACCTTTCGGCGGCAGTTCCGCAAACTGCTGCCGGCGCGCCAGCCAAAGGCCGCGACCGGCCAGGCGAGCGACCTGCCGGCGGCCGTCGCGCATCCAACCGGTGCCGCGCTCACCATCGAAAACCTCACCGTGCGCTATGGCAGCGTGGTGGCGCTCGACGGCGTCAGCCTGACGGTTGCCGCCGGCACGGTGGCCGGGCTGATCGGTCCCAACGGGGCGGGGAAGTCGACCTTCATCGATGCCGTCGCCGGGTTCCTGGCGAATTATGAGGGCAGCATCAAGCTCGGCGGCAAGCCGCTGGAAGGCATGCCGGCGCATCTGCGTGCCCGCGAAGGCGTGCGCCGGACATGGCAGACCAACCGAATCGCGCCCGAACTCACCGTCGGCGGCTATATCGCGCTGGGGGCCAAGGGCCTGTCGGCCAGCGAGACCAAGGCGCTGCTCGACTGGCTGGATTGTCCGCATCCCGATGCGCTTGTCGTTTCGGTCGATGCCGGCACCAGGCGCCTGCTCGATGTCGCCGGCGTGGTCGCCGCGCGCCCGGCGGTGGTGCTGCTCGACGAGCCGGCAGCCGGCCAGTCGCATGAGGAGAGCGTGCGGCTGGGGCAACGCATCGCCGAAATCCCAAAACTGTTCGGCTCGGCGGTGCTTCTGGTCGAGCATGACATGGATCTGGTGCGCGCCGTCTGCTCGGAGATCACCGTGCTCGATTTCGGCCGCGTCATTGCCTCGGGTCCGCCCGCCAAGGTGCTGGACCAGGGATCGGTGAAGAAGGCCTATCTCGGCATCGAGGAAGAGAGTGTCGCGGCATGA
- a CDS encoding ABC transporter ATP-binding protein, with the protein MSKLVVSSLSINRAELPVVSEVDIAAQSGAISVVLGANGAGKTTLLEGLSGIIPVAGGAIAIDGREIQKARPGVRSREGLAHVEQGRTVFRQLTTEENLRVSLHPSADIAEAYALFPELVQRRTVKASLLSGGEQQMLVIARALLTRPKVLLIDEMSAGLAPVIVTRLMSAVRKLADNGLAVLLVEQFAALALSIGDRAYVMRRGRVVHDGDCAGLLKSPDKLHRLYLGG; encoded by the coding sequence ATGAGCAAGCTGGTCGTCTCCTCGCTCTCCATCAACCGCGCTGAACTGCCCGTTGTGTCAGAGGTCGACATCGCGGCGCAAAGCGGCGCCATCAGCGTCGTGCTGGGCGCCAACGGCGCCGGCAAGACGACGCTGCTCGAAGGCCTGTCGGGCATCATTCCGGTCGCCGGCGGCGCGATCGCCATCGATGGCCGCGAGATCCAGAAGGCGCGGCCCGGCGTGCGTTCGCGCGAAGGGCTTGCCCATGTCGAGCAGGGGCGCACCGTGTTCCGGCAACTGACCACCGAGGAGAACCTGAGGGTCAGCCTGCATCCGTCCGCCGACATCGCGGAAGCCTATGCGCTGTTTCCCGAACTGGTGCAGCGCCGCACGGTCAAGGCGAGCCTCTTGTCAGGCGGCGAGCAGCAGATGCTGGTCATCGCGCGGGCTCTTCTTACACGGCCGAAGGTGCTCCTGATCGACGAGATGTCGGCGGGACTGGCGCCGGTGATCGTGACCCGGCTGATGAGCGCGGTGCGCAAGCTCGCAGACAATGGCCTGGCTGTGCTGCTGGTCGAACAGTTCGCCGCACTCGCTTTGTCGATCGGCGACCGCGCCTATGTCATGCGCCGCGGCCGCGTCGTCCATGACGGCGACTGCGCCGGGCTGCTCAAGTCGCCGGACAAACTGCACCGGCTTTATCTCGGGGGGTAG
- a CDS encoding MarR family winged helix-turn-helix transcriptional regulator: MKKPRGSNPDAKAATPETVSGPAGFLADETSQTTTLWSLVELAVREIPRRFPEIAPDAMRLCMSLSCGADLVSYDISATIRERQGSVPVINPLLVLSLFEEIEMRDLTRLCNRSRAAISTIVDELFELGYVTRRISPDDRRVAIIKITPAGHEAFRRMFVQYNSREQYWAGALTAEEQKQFVTLLGKLVNSRLTDQDTRLRR; this comes from the coding sequence ATGAAAAAGCCGCGCGGCTCCAATCCCGACGCCAAGGCAGCCACGCCGGAGACTGTCTCCGGGCCAGCCGGTTTTCTGGCCGACGAAACCTCGCAGACAACGACATTGTGGAGCCTGGTCGAGCTCGCGGTGCGCGAGATCCCGCGCCGTTTTCCCGAGATCGCGCCGGATGCGATGCGGCTGTGCATGAGCCTGTCCTGCGGGGCCGACCTCGTCTCCTACGACATCAGCGCCACCATTCGCGAACGGCAGGGATCGGTGCCGGTTATCAACCCCTTGCTGGTGCTGTCGCTGTTCGAGGAGATCGAGATGCGCGACCTGACGCGGCTGTGCAACCGCAGCCGCGCGGCGATCTCGACAATCGTCGATGAACTGTTCGAACTGGGCTACGTGACGCGCCGCATCTCGCCGGACGATCGCCGTGTGGCGATCATCAAGATCACCCCGGCCGGCCATGAGGCGTTCCGGCGGATGTTCGTCCAGTACAACAGCCGCGAACAATACTGGGCCGGCGCGCTGACCGCCGAGGAGCAGAAGCAGTTCGTGACCTTGCTCGGCAAGCTGGTGAATTCGCGGCTGACCGACCAGGACACCAGGCTGCGGCGATAG
- a CDS encoding transporter substrate-binding domain-containing protein yields the protein MIRKNAARTMSAVLGVAVLCAAASLTGTAAQAVEKPVVPRKYLDEGVHAGMLCATGVISFCDPGSTVGQGILAEFAHIWGEEAGVKVDVVGSSWEALMPSAISGRTDVVAGIGDYESRHNQFTFVNLFWNSDSFLVPAGNPLGIKAPMDLCGRRMSAATGSGELMTVRAISAECVKQGKPAIVEVEFGEQPPTFLAVQTDRADATVTDIFAADELIKNNPKVYAEGFRKRSEWMWGVAVPVANKDMLALVSYGVQQAIADGKFKAVLDKYGFGEILADRLMVNTKPAE from the coding sequence ATGATCAGGAAAAACGCAGCCAGAACCATGTCCGCGGTTTTGGGAGTGGCCGTGCTGTGCGCCGCGGCCTCGCTGACGGGCACAGCGGCGCAGGCGGTGGAAAAGCCGGTGGTGCCGCGGAAATATCTCGACGAAGGGGTGCATGCCGGCATGCTCTGCGCCACCGGCGTGATCTCCTTCTGCGATCCTGGCTCGACCGTGGGGCAAGGCATCTTGGCCGAATTCGCTCACATCTGGGGCGAGGAAGCCGGGGTCAAGGTGGATGTCGTCGGCAGCTCGTGGGAAGCGCTGATGCCGTCCGCCATCAGCGGGCGCACCGACGTTGTGGCCGGCATCGGCGATTATGAAAGCCGCCACAACCAGTTCACCTTCGTCAACCTGTTCTGGAATTCGGACTCGTTCCTGGTGCCGGCCGGCAATCCGCTCGGCATCAAGGCGCCGATGGACCTGTGCGGGCGCCGCATGTCGGCGGCCACCGGCTCGGGTGAACTGATGACGGTGCGGGCGATCAGCGCGGAGTGCGTCAAGCAAGGCAAGCCGGCCATTGTCGAGGTCGAGTTCGGCGAACAGCCGCCGACATTCCTGGCGGTGCAGACCGATCGTGCCGACGCCACCGTCACCGACATTTTCGCCGCCGACGAGCTGATCAAGAACAACCCGAAGGTCTACGCGGAAGGCTTCCGCAAGCGTTCGGAATGGATGTGGGGCGTGGCCGTTCCGGTCGCCAACAAGGATATGCTGGCGCTGGTTTCCTATGGCGTGCAGCAGGCGATCGCCGACGGCAAGTTCAAGGCGGTGCTCGACAAATACGGCTTCGGCGAAATCCTTGCCGACCGGCTGATGGTCAACACCAAGCCAGCCGAATGA
- a CDS encoding amino acid ABC transporter permease, translating into MMPERSLHVVAETGAVAPVIRYAKRGQPGRLVSAALTLLVLAIGAEIFATSPALHWATFMDYLFDARIIAGVGKTIMLTVLSMALAIVIGVILAFMRRSPDPTLRALSWLYVNFMRSVPLLVLILFTYFLAVLLPRLSVGIPFGGPKLWSVDTNSVISPLTASILALGLGQAAYTSEIIRGGILAVDRGQQEAAIALGMNPHLSMRRIILPQAFRVIVPGLGNEAIGMFKATSLVQVIGYTELLTTAQRIYATNFETIPLLMVVTAWYLVLTTLATLGQVQLEKKMSRGF; encoded by the coding sequence ATGATGCCCGAGAGATCGCTTCATGTGGTGGCGGAAACCGGCGCGGTGGCGCCGGTGATCCGCTATGCCAAGCGCGGCCAGCCCGGCCGCCTTGTCAGCGCGGCGCTGACCTTGCTGGTATTGGCCATCGGCGCCGAGATTTTCGCCACCAGCCCGGCGCTGCACTGGGCAACCTTCATGGATTATCTCTTCGACGCCCGCATCATAGCCGGCGTCGGCAAGACCATCATGCTGACGGTGCTGTCGATGGCGCTGGCCATCGTCATTGGCGTCATCCTGGCCTTCATGCGGCGCAGCCCGGATCCGACCTTGCGGGCGCTCTCCTGGCTCTATGTCAACTTCATGCGCTCGGTGCCGCTGCTGGTGCTGATCCTGTTCACCTATTTCCTTGCCGTGCTTTTGCCGCGGCTGTCGGTCGGCATTCCCTTCGGCGGGCCAAAGCTGTGGTCGGTCGACACCAACAGCGTCATCAGCCCGCTCACTGCCTCCATCCTGGCGCTCGGGCTCGGGCAGGCGGCCTATACGTCGGAGATCATTCGCGGCGGCATTCTGGCGGTGGACCGTGGCCAGCAGGAAGCGGCGATCGCACTCGGCATGAACCCGCATCTGTCGATGCGCCGCATCATCCTGCCGCAGGCCTTCCGGGTCATCGTGCCGGGGCTCGGCAATGAGGCGATTGGCATGTTCAAGGCGACGTCGCTGGTCCAGGTCATCGGCTACACCGAGCTTTTGACCACCGCCCAGCGCATCTACGCCACCAATTTCGAGACCATCCCGCTGCTGATGGTGGTGACCGCCTGGTATCTGGTGCTGACCACACTCGCCACGCTGGGGCAGGTGCAACTTGAAAAGAAGATGAGCCGTGGCTTCTAG